The proteins below are encoded in one region of Natronococcus sp. CG52:
- a CDS encoding metal-dependent hydrolase: MADLLTHVLAAYILGTVLSWRLEWLTPPYVTVAMAGAIVPDLNRTELLVPGATFEAAFGLPFDWNAFHTFGGSLLVVLIGVLLVPAAHRRRVAVLSLLGVLSHLTLDLLLIQPTSQSYAVLWPLTEYRPPTVGLYRSTDQWPAVIALVAAGVVTLETRRRNALDPTRTR, encoded by the coding sequence ATGGCTGACCTCCTCACTCACGTTCTCGCGGCGTACATCCTGGGAACTGTCCTCTCCTGGCGGCTGGAGTGGCTCACTCCGCCGTACGTCACGGTGGCGATGGCGGGTGCAATCGTTCCCGACCTCAACCGCACCGAACTCCTCGTTCCCGGGGCGACGTTCGAAGCGGCGTTCGGGCTACCGTTCGACTGGAACGCGTTCCACACCTTTGGCGGTTCACTGCTCGTCGTGCTGATCGGGGTACTCCTCGTCCCTGCTGCACACCGCCGTCGGGTAGCCGTCCTGTCTCTCCTCGGTGTTCTCTCACACCTCACGCTCGACCTCCTGTTGATTCAGCCAACCTCTCAGTCCTATGCAGTCCTGTGGCCACTGACTGAGTATCGGCCGCCGACGGTCGGACTGTATCGAAGCACCGATCAGTGGCCGGCCGTAATCGCACTCGTCGCCGCCGGTGTCGTGACGCTCGAGACGCGACGTCGGAACGCACTCGACCCCACACGGACCCGTTGA
- a CDS encoding NAD-dependent epimerase/dehydratase family protein, whose product MGAYGPVDQRILVTGGAGFIGSHLADSLVENNDVRVLDSFTTGETSNVPDEANCIRGDIRNEGILERATDGVDLIYHQAGLVSVQRSIEEPSRSHEINVHATLALLERARELDVRIVLASSAAIYGHPEEVPITEDDPKEPRSPYGLEKLTIDHYARQYHELYGLETVALRYFNVYGPRQAASDYSGAVSTFIEQAANDDPLTIHGGGTQTRDFVFVDDVVRANLLAADTDRVGEAYNVGSGRSVAIRELAETAISVADADSDLTFTDARRGDVRHSEADLEKSRTEIGYEPTVSLRQGLEQTINRPRGRIAIQQEMDDFSGR is encoded by the coding sequence ATGGGGGCGTACGGACCGGTCGATCAAAGGATACTGGTAACGGGTGGAGCGGGCTTTATCGGGAGTCACCTCGCAGACAGCCTCGTCGAGAACAACGACGTCAGAGTGCTCGATTCGTTCACAACTGGCGAGACGTCGAACGTCCCCGACGAGGCGAACTGTATCCGCGGCGACATCCGCAACGAAGGGATACTCGAGCGGGCGACCGACGGAGTCGACCTTATCTACCACCAGGCGGGACTCGTAAGCGTCCAGCGATCGATCGAGGAACCGTCGCGGAGCCACGAAATTAACGTCCATGCGACGCTGGCACTCCTCGAGCGCGCCCGCGAACTCGACGTTCGGATCGTTCTCGCCTCGAGTGCGGCAATCTACGGCCATCCAGAAGAGGTCCCGATCACCGAGGACGACCCGAAAGAGCCTCGTTCACCGTACGGACTCGAGAAACTCACGATCGACCACTACGCGCGCCAGTATCACGAACTGTACGGCCTCGAGACGGTTGCGCTTCGATACTTCAACGTCTACGGTCCCCGACAGGCTGCGAGCGATTACAGTGGCGCCGTCTCGACGTTCATCGAACAGGCTGCGAACGACGACCCGCTCACGATCCACGGCGGCGGAACACAGACTCGAGATTTCGTCTTCGTCGACGACGTCGTCCGTGCGAACCTGCTTGCCGCCGATACGGACCGCGTCGGGGAGGCCTACAACGTCGGCAGCGGCCGGAGCGTCGCGATTCGAGAACTCGCCGAGACGGCCATCTCGGTGGCCGATGCGGACTCCGATCTTACCTTCACCGACGCGCGACGGGGCGACGTTCGTCACAGCGAGGCGGACCTCGAGAAGAGTCGAACGGAGATCGGCTACGAACCGACCGTCTCACTCCGGCAGGGGCTCGAACAAACGATCAACCGGCCTCGCGGTCGGATCGCTATCCAGCAAGAAATGGACGATTTCTCCGGTCGTTGA
- a CDS encoding polysaccharide deacetylase family protein: MTNHESLSADARSSPGANAGRTASNDPSLITNILSFDLEHWYTATLVRDEVSAPTDRLEESVRAVRELLSAHDTRATFFVVGEVAAEYPEVVQALADDGHEIATHGHTHTPLFDLTPGEFESELVDSADAIADAIGTRPVGFRAPNFSITPKTQWAFDVLAESELRYDSSVFPVRTPMYGVSSAPVQPYRVDIDEPFSTGRHGGSELLEFPLATFHPTLRLPTAGGFYARLQPTWLLKRGIRNLNRRGVPSTLYFHPWEFNPAVATPEVPAHKRFVSFYGIETLERKLEALLAALEFGTVEQSLDSHGW, encoded by the coding sequence ATGACCAACCACGAGAGTCTGAGCGCGGACGCGCGATCGTCACCAGGGGCGAACGCCGGCAGAACTGCGTCGAACGACCCGTCGCTCATCACCAACATCCTCTCGTTCGATCTGGAACACTGGTATACCGCGACTCTGGTTCGAGACGAGGTCAGCGCACCGACGGATCGACTCGAGGAATCCGTCCGCGCGGTTCGCGAGCTGCTGTCCGCTCACGACACACGGGCGACCTTTTTCGTCGTTGGCGAGGTTGCGGCCGAATATCCGGAGGTCGTTCAGGCACTCGCCGACGACGGTCACGAAATCGCGACGCACGGTCACACTCACACTCCGCTGTTCGACCTCACACCCGGCGAGTTCGAATCCGAACTCGTCGACAGTGCTGACGCAATTGCCGATGCGATTGGGACCCGCCCAGTAGGATTTCGTGCTCCGAACTTCTCGATCACGCCGAAGACCCAGTGGGCGTTCGACGTTCTCGCGGAGTCGGAGCTCCGGTACGACTCGAGCGTCTTTCCGGTTCGAACGCCGATGTACGGCGTCTCGAGCGCGCCTGTTCAACCGTACCGCGTCGATATCGACGAGCCGTTTTCGACGGGGAGACACGGCGGGTCCGAGCTGCTCGAGTTTCCCCTGGCGACGTTTCACCCGACACTTCGACTTCCGACAGCGGGCGGGTTTTATGCGCGTCTCCAGCCGACGTGGCTGCTGAAACGTGGAATCCGGAACCTCAACCGACGGGGGGTCCCGTCGACGCTGTACTTTCATCCGTGGGAGTTCAACCCGGCCGTCGCGACGCCCGAAGTTCCCGCTCACAAGCGGTTCGTCAGCTTTTACGGGATCGAGACGTTAGAACGAAAACTCGAGGCGTTGTTGGCGGCACTCGAGTTCGGTACGGTCGAACAGTCGTTGGATAGTCACGGATGGTGA
- a CDS encoding oligosaccharide flippase family protein, with protein sequence MDLTRSTVKLFGGHVGFVVLTFLGIMYFARELGAAQIGVFFLFQALLSVLVLPANLGTRIALEKRISEADRPGQMLTTGAFLKFGLLVPVVLVVLALSDAIDGYLGMELAIYLAIAIPLQEAAMTMNNVVRGELRVGETAVIELSYIVVWVGVGVVLTSIGFGVVGLVYAVIAGYAVQFGYGFLKRETPFHRPSLSCAQSIVEYAKYSIIPEIDGEIHSWMDVLIIGYLLTQAAVGAYEVAWRISMPVLLTTGAISLAIFPQISAWNADESTASIENVIPAALTPALALVFPAFFGGLLFAPEILGFIFGLEFTIASGALVILLAGKAPEAVQSVIGKALLGIDRPDLVTRAASLDIVLNLAFNIVLITQFGLVGAAIGTTLALTIGTVLRAHYLSRFFTLRIPYRDLGWCLLCSVIMFLVLFGLRTIVEIETLPGLLAAIGFGAVLYCALLVVYKPLRTQIVRQTRAVIS encoded by the coding sequence ATGGACCTGACACGTTCGACTGTCAAGCTGTTCGGCGGACACGTAGGATTCGTCGTACTCACATTTCTGGGGATCATGTACTTTGCTCGCGAACTCGGCGCCGCACAGATCGGCGTCTTCTTTTTGTTTCAGGCGCTGCTGAGCGTGCTCGTTCTGCCCGCTAATCTGGGAACGCGAATCGCACTCGAGAAGCGAATCAGCGAAGCCGATCGACCGGGCCAGATGCTCACGACCGGAGCGTTCCTCAAGTTCGGTCTGCTCGTTCCCGTTGTCCTCGTCGTCCTCGCTCTCAGCGACGCCATCGACGGGTACCTGGGTATGGAACTGGCGATCTATCTGGCGATCGCGATACCGCTTCAAGAAGCTGCGATGACGATGAACAACGTCGTCAGAGGAGAGTTGCGCGTCGGCGAGACTGCCGTGATCGAACTCTCGTACATCGTCGTCTGGGTGGGAGTCGGCGTTGTCCTCACGTCCATCGGCTTTGGCGTCGTCGGACTGGTTTATGCGGTCATTGCAGGGTACGCCGTTCAGTTCGGCTACGGCTTCCTCAAGCGCGAGACGCCATTTCATCGACCGAGTCTATCGTGTGCGCAATCGATCGTCGAGTACGCGAAATATAGCATCATTCCCGAGATCGACGGAGAAATTCACAGCTGGATGGACGTCCTGATTATCGGCTATCTACTGACGCAGGCCGCGGTTGGCGCGTACGAAGTAGCCTGGCGCATCTCGATGCCCGTACTCTTGACGACGGGGGCGATCTCGCTCGCGATATTTCCCCAGATAAGCGCCTGGAACGCCGATGAATCAACCGCGTCGATCGAAAACGTGATTCCAGCAGCACTCACGCCCGCGCTCGCACTCGTATTCCCCGCCTTCTTTGGCGGACTGCTGTTCGCACCGGAGATCCTGGGATTCATCTTCGGTCTCGAGTTTACTATCGCGTCCGGAGCACTCGTCATACTGCTCGCGGGAAAAGCACCTGAAGCCGTTCAGTCAGTCATCGGTAAGGCCCTTCTCGGCATCGACCGCCCGGATCTCGTTACCCGTGCTGCGTCCCTCGATATCGTGTTGAATCTCGCGTTCAATATCGTACTCATCACGCAGTTCGGTCTCGTGGGCGCGGCTATCGGAACGACGCTCGCACTCACGATCGGAACCGTCCTTCGCGCTCACTATCTCTCGCGCTTTTTCACCCTCCGTATTCCGTATCGCGACCTCGGCTGGTGTCTTCTGTGCTCGGTTATCATGTTCCTCGTGCTCTTCGGGCTCCGAACGATCGTCGAGATCGAAACGCTGCCGGGGCTGCTGGCAGCCATCGGGTTCGGTGCAGTCCTGTACTGCGCATTGCTCGTGGTCTACAAACCGCTTCGCACCCAGATCGTTCGACAGACTCGAGCCGTTATTTCGTAA